In Chrysoperla carnea chromosome 2, inChrCarn1.1, whole genome shotgun sequence, the following proteins share a genomic window:
- the LOC123293051 gene encoding putative methyltransferase NSUN7 yields MYRVPSGWTPTNTEEKLISKVLEQSGWDTCDQNETKPQKCRIESETLITKKSGQVDWNVSDIIKAGGLLAVPSIDVQFEHEQEMRRVFSLVYDVLRYKNILNQALKDVAFFKKFPKLQDSTAQVWLLLYDLYHRKFAKRDPHEKILIDTANYGLTDIDDALWRYRIKLAASVSRLRIKNSALRLSQLLPPHLQDERVANAAETTSVTCWINTYIVKLLGKCAQEKLNTHFDILHENNFTEYKEGKGEALGVNEYRWDPICPQFIAFHPSQRIAISQFELVDHNNMIVQDRAFCLGPVVFTKLLLELELVGSVIQTHINSPRATAYLGSLLSKNSNITKLYAFGAGSRKQEFENYMNNIGADNINVYAERLVDVSPDSSFLEHVTAVFATPPNSYSAVTDPIDLVCSRGGDLSMLQVLTESDINEDGRKRVVAILEEQRLTLKFAMSRPQIQFVLYETHSVVEAENQHMVKRVVYEVNRFTRERHAEQQGKLIPMPYKVASDNYMDINNNDENNDQQQLDVKENADNNANTLENEDEEFKTSEYKRFSFVAEKLDSEIDPYRDLEIPDCDVFEEATLPEICSTADCCSILKEEGCYLALLKRKDLTHLNDKYMINIAESRGLFGVDNKDSSAKKTVSSKAVKKKEESQPKLPNKNKKKSVISEGDLIARIGAQTYASKCRYNKLLNLQNSSSKDNLCPRRHYRPQTSPQLPRALRWWKETTKHIMTHHNDNISNDEKTKQDSSTSSIGVLSDSCLSHPRLRLTRSAPTRKKKISVPLHVNTVVMPKFARLI; encoded by the exons ATGTATAGAGTACCGTCAGGATGGACCCCAACAAATACCGAAGAGAAGTTGATATCGAAGGTTCTTGAGCAGAGTGGTTGGGATACATGTGATCAAAATGAGACAAAACCACAAAAATGTCGTATCGAATCAGAAACATTAATTACAAAGAAGAGTGGACAAGTCGATTGGAATGTTAGTGATATTATTAAAGCTGGTGGTTTATTGGCTGTTCCATCCATTGATGTCCAATTTGAGCATGAACAAGAAATGCGACGTGTGTTTTCATTGGTATATGACGTATTACgat ataaaaacattttaaatcaaGCATTAAAAGATgttgcattttttaaaaagtttccaaaactACAAGATTCAACCGCACAAGTATGGTTACTTTTATACGATTTAtatcatcgaaaatttgcaaaacgtGATCCACatgagaaaatattaattgacaCGGCAAATTATGGTTTAACTGATATTGATGATGCTTTATGGCGTTATCGTATTAAATTAGCGGCATCTGTATCAAGACTTCGAATAAAAAATAGTGCTTTAAG attAAGTCAACTTTTACCACCGCATTTACAAGATGAACGCGTGGCCAATGCCGCAGAAACTACTTCTGTCACATGTTGGATAAACACGTACATAGTTAA GCTACTTGGAAAATGTGCGCAAGAAAAGCTTAATACACACT ttgatattttacatgaaaataacTTTACGGAATATAAAGAAGGTAAAGGTGAAGCTCTTGGTGTAAATGAATATCGTTGGGATCCAATTTGTCCACAATTTATAGCATTTCATCCTTCGCAACGTATCGCAATATCACAATTTGAGTTAGTTGATCACAATAATATGATTGTACAG GATCGTGCATTTTGTTTGGGTCCAGTGgtatttactaaattattattagaattagAATTAGTTGGATCTGTGATTCAAACACATATTAATTCACCACGAGCAACAGCTTATCTTGgatcattattatcaaaaaattcaaatattacgaAATTATATGCATTTGGAGCCGGATCAAG AAAAcaagaatttgaaaattatatgaataatatcgGAGCggataatataaatgtttatgcTGAACGATTAGTCGATGTTTCACCAGATAGTAGTTTTCTGGAACATGTTACCGCTGTTTTTGCAACTCCACCAAATAGTTACTCAGCTGTAACGGATCCAATTGACTTA gtatGCAGTCGTGGAGGTGATTTATCAATGCTTCAAGTTTTAACCGAATCAGATATTAACGAAGATGGCCGAAAACGTGTGGTTGCAATTTTAGAAGAACAACGCTTAACACTAAAATTTGCTATGTCAAGACCTCAA attcaatttgtattatatgaaaCACATTCTGTGGTCGAAGCCGAAAATCAACATATGGTTAAACGTGTTGTGTATGAAGTAAATCGTTTTACCCGTGAACGCCATGCAGAACAACAGGGGAAATTAATCCCTATGCCATATAAAGTAGCCAGTGATAATTACatggatattaataataatgatgaaaataatgatCAACAACAACTTGATGTAAAAGAAAATGCTGATAATAATGCAAATACTTTGGAAAATGAAGATGAAGAATTTAAAACATCGGAATATAAACGTTTTTCATTTGTAGCGGAAAAATTGGATTCAGAAATTGATCCGTATAGAGATCTTGAA ATTCCAGACTGCGATGTATTTGAAGAAGCGACATTACCAGAAATTTGCTCAACGGCAGATTGCTGTTCTATTTTAAAGGAAGAAGGATGTTATTTAGCATTGCTGAAACGAAAG gatttaactcatttaaatgataaatatatgaTAAACATTGCTGAATCACGTGGATTATTTGGAGTAGATAATAAGGATTCGTCGGCGAAAAAAACAGTATCCAGTAAAGCTGTTAAGAAGAAAGAGGAATCACAGCCTAAacttccaaataaaaataaaaagaagagtGTTATCTCAGAG GGTGATCTAATTGCACGAATTGGAGCACAAACATATGCTTCAAAATGCCGTTATAATAAactgttaaatttacaaaatagttCCTCTAAAGATAATTTATGTCCACGGCGTCATTATCGTCCACAAACATCTCCACAATTGCCACGAGCTCTTCGATGGTGGAAAGAAACCACAAAACATATTATGACACATCACaatgataatatttcaaatgatgaAAAAACGAAACAAGATAGTTCAACATCCTCCATTGGAGTCTTAAGTGATAGTTGTTTATCACATCCACGATTACGTTTAACTCGTTCCGCGCCAACccgtaaaaagaaaatttcagttCCATTACATGTGAATACTGTTGTCATGCCAAAATTTGctcgtttaatataa